Proteins encoded by one window of Lathyrus oleraceus cultivar Zhongwan6 chromosome 1, CAAS_Psat_ZW6_1.0, whole genome shotgun sequence:
- the LOC127115640 gene encoding transcription factor LAF1: MRFHQAEKVPKPNLRKGLWSPEEDNKLRNYILKYGHSCWSSVPIKAGLQRNGKSCRLRWINYLRPGLKKGVLSKDEEDTIITLHHMLGNKWSQIAQQLPGRTDNEIKNYWHSYLKKKVVKTKEIDQIQYASSSSDTMDSLLSTQKTTNQDPNSLLLENIEKSAGNEVCESSLPKLLFAEWLSLDHANSGYSFVLPNGYDQNSNFQENVMQLPEGKVGEEEQYHDSLIQNLDNEVYYSSQLLQMSNHLDGKELDHYMNNGGMYM, encoded by the exons atGAGATTTCATCAAGCAGAAAAAGTACCAAAACCAAATTTGAGAAAGGGATTATGGTCACCTGAAGAAGATAATAAGCTCAGAAATTATATCCTTAAATATGGTCATAGCTGCTGGAGTTCTGTTCCCATTAAGGCAG GTTTGCAAAGGAATGGAAAGAGTTGCAGATTAAGGTGGATTAATTACCTAAGACCAGGATTAAAGAAAGGTGTTCTTAGCAAAGATGAGGAAGACACGATTATTACCCTTCACCACATGTTAGGCAACAA GTGGTCTCAGATAGCACAACAATTACCAGGAAGAACTGATaatgaaataaaaaattattGGCATTCATATTTGAAAAAGAAAGTGGTCAAAACTAAGGAAATTGATCAAATTCAATATGCTAGCTCAAGTTCAGATACAATGGATTCTTTACTCTCAACACAAAAAACTACAAATCAAGATCCTAATAGTTTGTTGTTAGAAAACATTGAGAAATCAGCAGGCAATGAAGTTTGTGAAAGCTCATTACCAAAACTTTTATTTGCTGAGTGGCTTTCATTGGATCATGCAAATTCAGGTTATTCTTTTGTCTTGCCAAATGGCTATgatcaaaattcaaattttcaaGAAAATGTTATGCAATTGCCAGAAGGAAAGGTTGGTGAAGAAGAACAGTATCATGATAGTTTGATTCAAAATCTAGACAATGAGGTTTATTATTCATCACAACTACTTCAAATGTCAAATCACTTGGATGGAAAAGAATTGGATCATTATATGAACAATGGTGGAATGTACATGTGA